Sequence from the Nocardia brasiliensis genome:
TGGTCAGAACCCATACCACGATCGAGACGGATAGCGTGTCGACCGGTCGGTTCTAGCGTAGCTAATCTCTAGCTAGTTAGACCAGGATAGAGATGAACAACTCCACCGAATCGTGGCCCTGCCAGATCTCGATCTCTTCCCGGTAGGCGCGGGTGATCTCCGCCGAGGCCGTCGCGTCGTCGACCTGGGCCCACACATCCTCGACCGGGTCGTGGTAATCCCCGTTCGGCGCGAAGCGCGCGTATACCCCCTTCGGCACCCGGACCAGCACATCGCCGATCGGCACCGCCTCGGGTTCGCGGTAGTCGAAGCAGACCACGGCGTTGTAGTTGCCCGCCGGGTCCGGCACGTACACCG
This genomic interval carries:
- a CDS encoding effector binding domain-containing protein; the encoded protein is MTYAIAVRGEAIYGGLVVPRVRPSFKVSNSDLIEFLKDRLRDRKGADRPMYTVYVPDPAGNYNAVVCFDYREPEAVPIGDVLVRVPKGVYARFAPNGDYHDPVEDVWAQVDDATASAEITRAYREEIEIWQGHDSVELFISILV